In one window of Armatimonadota bacterium DNA:
- the accC gene encoding acetyl-CoA carboxylase biotin carboxylase subunit encodes MFKKILVANRGEIAVRVIRACREMRIPTVAVYSQADADALHVRLADEAVCIGPPANRDSYLNIPNIITAALITEADAVHPGYGNLAETASFAENCDLCKLAFIGPSADTIEALQDKAQVKHTMHAAGVPVIPPEEPAIVVNDQDALKVASRSGYPMIIKAAAGGGGRGIRIVHDDDDLVRSLPVARSEAEAAFGRSEVYLERYLEEPRHIEFQILADKRGNMIHLGERECSIQTSRHQKLLEESPSMALSPSLRHRMGDAALRAAKAVGYTNAGTVEFLLDTNRKFYFLEMNARIQVEHPVTECVTGMDLVKEQIRLAAGEKLAHAQKDIQFHGHAIECRITAEDPEREFAPSAGAVNGLRLPGGPGVRVDTHLYAGYHVPPYYDPLLAKLIVWGRDRREAIARAQRALAEFEIDGFRTTISFHREVLANAFFRRGETTTDFIRRRMGL; translated from the coding sequence GTGTTCAAGAAGATCCTTGTCGCCAATCGCGGTGAGATCGCGGTGCGTGTTATCCGCGCTTGCCGCGAGATGCGCATACCCACGGTCGCGGTGTACTCGCAGGCCGACGCGGACGCACTCCACGTGCGGCTCGCCGACGAGGCAGTGTGCATAGGCCCGCCGGCGAATCGCGACAGCTACCTCAACATTCCCAACATCATCACCGCGGCCCTCATCACCGAGGCCGACGCCGTCCACCCGGGCTATGGCAACCTCGCCGAGACCGCGAGCTTCGCCGAGAACTGCGACTTGTGCAAGCTCGCCTTCATCGGCCCCAGCGCGGACACCATCGAGGCGCTTCAGGACAAGGCGCAGGTCAAGCACACCATGCACGCCGCCGGCGTCCCCGTCATCCCGCCGGAGGAACCGGCCATCGTGGTCAACGATCAGGATGCGCTGAAGGTGGCGTCGCGCTCTGGGTACCCGATGATCATCAAGGCGGCGGCCGGAGGCGGGGGGCGCGGCATTCGCATCGTTCACGACGACGACGACCTCGTGCGCAGCCTGCCCGTAGCGCGCTCGGAGGCGGAGGCCGCGTTCGGGCGCTCGGAGGTTTACCTCGAGCGCTACCTGGAGGAGCCGCGGCACATCGAATTCCAGATCCTCGCCGACAAGCGCGGCAACATGATCCACCTCGGCGAGCGCGAGTGCTCGATTCAGACCTCGCGGCACCAGAAGCTGCTCGAGGAGTCGCCGTCCATGGCCTTGTCGCCTTCCCTGCGCCACCGCATGGGGGACGCGGCACTGCGCGCCGCCAAGGCAGTTGGCTACACCAACGCCGGCACCGTCGAGTTCCTGCTCGACACCAACCGCAAGTTCTATTTCCTCGAGATGAACGCCCGCATCCAGGTCGAGCACCCGGTGACGGAGTGCGTCACCGGCATGGATCTGGTCAAGGAGCAGATCCGGCTCGCGGCCGGCGAGAAGCTCGCTCACGCGCAGAAGGACATCCAGTTCCACGGCCATGCCATCGAATGCCGCATCACCGCCGAGGACCCCGAGCGCGAATTCGCGCCGTCGGCGGGCGCGGTCAATGGCCTGCGTCTTCCAGGTGGGCCGGGGGTACGCGTGGACACGCACCTCTACGCAGGCTATCATGTGCCGCCGTACTACGATCCGCTCCTCGCCAAGCTCATCGTGTGGGGCCGGGACCGCCGCGAGGCGATCGCCCGCGCCCAGCGCGCGCTCGCCGAATTTGAGATCGACGGTTTTCGGACGACCATCTCCTTCCACCGCGAGGTGCTTGCCAACGCCTTCTTCCGACGCGGTGAAACCACCACTGATTTTATCCGACGCCGGATGGGGCTCTAA
- the efp gene encoding elongation factor P produces MISTADFKRGLTIELEGEVFQIVEFQHVKPGKGGAFVRTKLRNIRSGNVFDRTFRAGERMEMAHVERKPMQYLYRVATDYVLMDLDTYDQITLGADEFGDGAKYLKEGLEVSVVMHNSRLIGVELPDTVELEIAETDPGLRGDTASGGSKPAKVETGAVVDVPLFINTGDVIRVDTRSGEYVARVST; encoded by the coding sequence ATGATCTCAACGGCCGATTTCAAGCGCGGCCTCACCATCGAGTTGGAGGGCGAGGTCTTTCAAATCGTTGAGTTCCAGCACGTCAAGCCGGGCAAGGGCGGCGCGTTCGTGCGCACCAAGTTGCGCAACATCCGCAGCGGCAATGTCTTCGATCGTACCTTCCGCGCGGGCGAGCGGATGGAAATGGCGCACGTCGAGCGCAAGCCGATGCAGTACCTCTATCGCGTGGCAACGGACTACGTCCTCATGGACCTCGATACCTATGACCAGATCACGCTCGGCGCCGATGAGTTCGGCGACGGCGCGAAGTACCTCAAGGAAGGCCTGGAGGTCTCGGTCGTCATGCACAATAGCCGCTTGATCGGGGTCGAGCTTCCGGACACCGTCGAGCTTGAGATCGCCGAGACCGACCCGGGCTTGCGCGGCGACACCGCGTCAGGCGGCTCGAAGCCGGCGAAGGTCGAGACCGGCGCGGTGGTGGACGTTCCGCTGTTTATCAACACCGGCGACGTCATCCGCGTCGACACGCGCAGCGGCGAGTACGTCGCCCGCGTCTCGACCTGA